The following nucleotide sequence is from Mycobacterium sp. 3519A.
GGACGACGACGACCTGGTCCGATTGGCGGTGGCGCTGGCCGATCTGCGGGTACGCGACACGCTGTACGCGCTCGCGATCGCCGCGAACGCCGGGCAGGCGGAGGATTTGTGGGCGCTGTTGTCGCGCACGCTGCCGGAGCCCTGGCGGGTCGAGGCTCTCGTGCTGCTGGCGTTCTCGGCCTACGCGCGCGGCGACGGACCGCTGGCCGGGGTGTCGCTGGAGGCTGCGCTGCGCATCAACCCGGCGCATCGAATGGCGGGCATGCTCGACACCGCCCTGCAGTCGGGGTTGCGGCCCGACAAGATCCGCAGTCTGGCGGTCACGGGATACCGGCTGGCGGAGCGGTTGGGCGTGCAATTACCGCCGATGCGCGCACCGCGCAGGCGCGCCGGATGAGGTTACGGGTCAGACCTTTTCGACCTTCACCGCATGCGCCATATGGTGGGGGAGTTCGACCTGCTCGTGGCCGGGGATCACGATCATCACGCCACCGTGGTCGTTCGCCTCCACGGTCACCCTGGCATTGGGCACCACGCCGGCCTCCTTGAGCCGTGAGATCAACTCCGTATCGCCCTGGACGTGTTCGGTGAGCTGACGCACAACGACCGCGACCGGCATCCCCGACGGCAGTTCGGTCAGCCGCACCAGATTGATCTGGTCGTTGGCCAAGTCGTCGACGCCGAGTTCGGACAGGCCTGGGATGGGGTTGCCGAACGGCGACGTGGTCGGATTGTTGAGCACCTGCACCAGCCGACGCTCGACGTCCTCGCTCATCACGTGCTCCCAGCGGCAGGCCTCGGCGTGCACTTCCTCCCACGGCAGCCCGATCACGTCGACCAGCAGCCGCTCGGCCAGGCGATGCTTACGCATGACGGAGATGGCCAGGGCACGGCCCTTGTCGGTCAGCTCCAGGTGCCGGTCACCGGCGACATGCAGCAGCCCGTCGCGCTCCATCCGGGACACGGTCTGGCTGACGGTGGGACCGCTCTGCTCCAGACGCTCCGCGATGCGCGCACGCAGCGGCACCACGCCCTCTTCTTCGAGGTCGTAGATGGTCCGCAGGTACATCTCGGTGGTATCGACAAGATCGTTCATTAGGCAACCCTCCGTCACGCCAGAGTCTACCGGCCAAGCTGGGAAAACTGTGCCCCACACGGCAACGACCCCGCCGGTGGGGGGCCCGGCGGGGTCGTTAGTCGGTAGCTAGCTTGCGTATGAGCGAAGCCGGTCGGCGCGTTCGCCGTTGCGCAGCTTGGCCATCACCTCGCGCTCGATCTGGCGGACCCGCTCGCGGGACAGCCCGAACAGCTTGCCGATCTGGTCGAGGGTCCGCGGCTGGCCGTCGTCGAGGCCGAAGCGCAGCCGGATCACCTGCTGCTCGCGCTCATCGAGGGTCGCCAGCACGTGCCGGATGTCGGTGTGCAGCAACTCCGAGATCACGGCGTTCTCGGCGGACATAGCCTCGGCGTCCTCGATGAAGTCGCCCAGCGGGGCCTCCTCGTCGCTGCCGACCGGCATGTCCAGGCTCACCGGGTCGCGGCTGTGCTCCAGCAGGTCGGCGATCTTCTCCGCCGGGATGCCCGACTCCGCGGCCAGTTCCTCGTCGGTGGCCTCGCGGCCGAGGTTCTGGTGCATCTCGCGCTTGATCCTGGCCAGCTTGTTGACCTGCTCGACAAGGTGGACCGGCAACCGGATGGTCCGGCTCTGGTCGGCCATACCGCGGGTGATCGCCTGACGGATCCACCAGGTGGCGTACGTCGAGAACTTGAATCCCTTGGTGTAGTCGAACTTCTCCATCGCGCGGATCAGACCCAGGTTGCCCTCCTGAATCAGGTCCAGCAACGGCATGCCGCGTCCTGTGTAGCGCTTCGCCAGCGACACCACGAGCCGGAGGTTGGCCTCCAGCAGGTGGCGGCGAGCAGCCTCGCCGTCGCGGACGACCGCAGCGAGATCGCGTTTGCGGTTCTCGCCCAAGCGCTTCCGCGTGTCGAGCAGATGCTGCGCGTAAAGGCCTGCCTCGATGCGCTTTGCGAGCTCGACCTCGTCGGCCGCGTTGAGCAAGGCCGTTTTGCCAATGCCGTTCAAGTACACGCGCACGAGGTCAGCGGCCGGGCTTTGGGCGTCCAGGTCGGAGTCGACGCGGGTGGTGGTGGCATTTGCCATGACGGCCTCCTGATCGGGTCGATCTGTCATGAGCTACAACGCCCACGTGCCGCTAAGAGTTCCCACCCGACGCCGGGATCACACCTTCTGATCTGCGGTTTTTCCCGCCCGACCTGAGAATGTCCTTAGAAAAGAGACAGAAGCGTCTCAGCTGGGGACATCGCGGGGCGGATCGCCGCCGTCCGGTTGCGGCGCCGGGTGCACTCCGCGTTCCAGCGCGGGCCGCTCGGCCGTCGGGAACAGCGGGATGCGGCGCTGCGCGTCGTAGCGGCGCGGCTCCTCGGCCTTCCGCGGCGGCCGGTCGTTGGCGATCAGCACAGCCATCCACGGCAGCGGGATCGACAGCACCAGGATTCCGAGGGAGATGAGGCCGTTGTGCCAGATGCCGTACGCGACCGCGGCGAGGATCAGCGCGGGCACCCGCCAGAACATCAGCGTCAGGTACCTGCGCACCCGCGCGCGGTGTTCCTCCTCGTAGGGGATCGCGGCGCGGGTGATCAGGACAGGCCTGCCGTCGTCGTCGAAACTCAGCTCAGGGCCGTGTTTCATATCTTCACTGTTTCATACTCGCCGTCCTGTGTACGTGGCGGATTCCCGACAGGCAGAATGTGAAACCGCGGACGTGAGGAGCAGAGGGGCAGAATAGAAAGATGCGAACCCAGACGATCGAGCGCACCGACACCGACGAACGCGTCGACGACGGGACCGACAGCGATACTCCCAAGTACTTCCACTACGTGAAGAAGGACAAGATCGCCGAGAGCGCCGTGATGGGTACCCACGTCGTCGCGCTGTGCGGTGAGGTGTTCCCCGTGACGCGGGCGGCCAAGCCCGGCTCGCCGGTCTGCCCCGAGTGCAAGCGCATCTACGAGAAGCTCAAGAAGTAGCTTCGTCGCCCCGACGCCGCCCGGTCGCTATTGGCTTGTCGCCGTGCGGGTTACGGACCTCACCGCAGGCAATCCGTCACAGCCGGCCTCCTCGTCATGGCCGGGCGGTGGCGTTCGCCGAACTTCGAGCGACCCCTCGCCTGAAAGCGCCATTCTTTCAGCAAATTCTCTTGCGAGTAAAAATTTCGGGATAGACAATTTTTGCTGAAATAACGTACATGGGCTTTAGCCGTCAATTTGGTAGACAAATACTGCATACAAGCTGTGTAATCGCTGTTCAACACGCTGAGGCCGGTCAAAGCCAGCGGCTTGTCTATCAACTTACTTTTGAGTAATGTCGCTCTGGCGGCTGATACGTTGGGCATCAATTCCGATTTCTAGCAAAGGAGTTGTCATAGGCGGCTTCGCTCCGCGGGCCAGCACATCACATCCGACGATCCGCCGTGACACACGACTCTCTGCAGTGCAGATCGCAATGAATCAAGCCGTGTTGCGTTCGGCTGCAGGCTTTTTGGGCCCTACGGCCAAAGAATCACGCGAGGACTCGTCGGCGAGGCCTCTAGTTCGACACAGTGAGGCGTTGACACGTGGTAGAAATCGCGATCGTCGGTATCGGATGCCGGTTTCCCGGTGGGGCGGCCAGTCCGGAGCAGTTCTGGGAGTTCCTCGTCAACAAGGGCGACGGCGTCGTACCGATTCCGCGCGACCGCTGGCGCGTCGAGGAGTACTACGACCCTGACCCGGAAGCTCCTGGCCGGATGTACACCAAACACGGTGGCTTCCTGCAGGATTCGTTGTGGGAATTCGACCCTGACTTCTTCGGCATCAGTGCGCGCGAAGCCTCCGTCATGGATCCGCAACAACGGTTACTCCTGGAAGTCGCCTGGGAAGCCTTGGACGATGCCGGATTAGCGGGCCGTGTGGCGGGCCGCCCGATCGGCGTATACGTCGGCGGATTCACCAATGACAGTGTGATGTCCCGCGTTTCGGATCAGGCCCGGCCGTTCATCGGTGCGCACACCCCGACCAGTGCGTCGTTCACCCTGCTGTCCAACCGGATCTCGTTCGCACTGGACTTACTCGGGCCGAGCATGACGATCGACACCGCGTGTTCCTCGTCGCTCGTGGCGATGCACCAAGCGACACAGGCCATCGCCCGTGGCGAATGCGAAATGGCACTCGTCGGCGGCGTCAGTGCGATGCTGCAGCCGGAGACCTTCATCTCAATGTGCAAGGGCCGCTTCCTGTCCCGAGACGGGCGCTCGAAGAGCTTCGACGCGTCGGCTGACGGCTACGGTCGCGGCGAGGGCGCGGGCGCGGTGCTGCTCCGCCCTCTGGAGGAGGCGCGACGAAGTCGGGACCGCATCTACGCGGTGGTGCGTGGCACCGGGTCGAACCAGGACGGCCGGACCATCGCCATCACGGTGCCCAATCCGGTGTCGCAGGCCAACCTCGCCAAGCGGGTCGCCGCGGAAGCGGGAATCGATCCGGCCGCCGTCGGCTACGTGGAAGCCCACGGGACCGGCACCGCGGTCGGTGACCCGCTGGAACTCAAGGCGCTCGGTGAGGCGTACGGGAATGTCGGCAACCGCCATACCGACCTCGTCGTCGGATCGGTGAAAGCGTCCATCGGGCACACGGAGGCGGCGGCCGGAATCGCCGGCGTGATCAAAGCCGCGCTCAGCGTGTACCACCGCACCATCGCCCCCCAAGCCTGGTTGGAAAGGCTCAACCCCGAGATCCCGTTCAACCAGTTGCGGCTGCGCGTCCCCACCGAATGCGAACCGTTCCCCTCCGCCTACGACAAAGCGATCGTCGCGGTGAACTCCTTCGGATACGGCGGCACCAATGCCCACGTGATCCTCGAGGAAGCGCCCCACCAGCAGGACACTGCTCCGCGCGACGTCGAACCGCTGCACCTGTTTCCGGTGTCCGGCCGCAACGAAGCGGCTGCCCGCGTGGTCGCAGGCGCGCTCGCAGATGTCGTGGCAACCTGCTCGGACATCGATCTGCTCACCGAGGCGGCGTGGACGCGACGGGCCCACCACATGACCCGCAAGGCGTTCGCCTTCACCGACGCCGACGATCTGCAACAGCAGTTGCGTGAATTCGCCGACGGGCAGGGCAGGGCAGAGGCCCGCGTCTCGAGTAGCGACTGCCGCCCCGTTTTCGTGTTCAGCGGCATGGGCCCGCAATGGTGGGCGATGGGCCGCGGCCTGCTGTCGGCCGATGGCCCGTTCGCCAGGACAGCGCGGGAGATCGACGAAGCATTCCAACCGATCTCGGGCTGGTCCATCGTGGCGGAACTGCTCCGCGACGAGTCGGAGTCCCGGATCTCCCAGACCGAGTTCGCGCAACCGGCGAACTTCCTGGTGCAGGTCGGTCTGGTCGCAGAACTGGCCGCGGTCGGAGTTCACCCGAGCGCTGTCGTCGGCCACAGCGTGGGTGAAGTGTCCGCGGCCTATGTATCCGGCGCCCTGAGCCTGCACGACGCGCTCACGGTGAGCTATCACCGGGCGCGCCTGCAAGCGACTACCGAAGGCACCGGCGGCATGCTCGCGGCGGGCCTTTCCGAAGACGCCGTCGCCGAATGGCTGCCCACCGACGGCAGTATCTCGATCGCCGCGGTCAACAGCCCGTCGGCCGCCACCCTCGCCGGGCCGCACGGCGCCCTGGACGAACTCCACGAAAAACTCGACTCCGCAGGCATATTCGCGCGCAAGCTGCGAGTCGGGGTGCCCTATCACTGCCACCTGATGGATCCGATTCTCACCCGGATCACCACGGAACTGTCGACGCTGCATCCGGCGGTGCCGGCATTGCCGCTGTATTCCACGGTCACGTCGAGGCGGGTTGTCGACGCGAGCTGGGGTGGCGACTACTGGCGCGACAACGTCCGGCAACCGGTCCGTTTCGCCGAGACCGTCAATGCGCTGGTCGCCGACGGCCATTCGGTCTTCCTCGAGGTCGGCCCGCACCCTGTGCTGTCCGGGAACATGCGCGAGATCTTCGTCCGGGCAGGCAAAGTCGCCGCCGCGATACCCACCCTGAGCCGCGACAAGGACGACGCCCGCAGCATGATGGACGCGTTGGCAGCCTTGTATGTCGCGGGCGCGCTCGACACTTCGACGTGCCCGGGCGTCCGGGATGCGACTGCCACACCTCACGTCGGCCTGCCCCGGTATCCGTGGCAGCGGCAGCATCTCTGGGTCGAGCCGGACGGAGTTCGCCGCAAGCGCCTCGGTAGTGCAGGGGAGTACCCGCTGCTGGGCGCACGCACCACCGCGGCCGTCGACGAATGGCAGTTCGAATTGTCGGTGGAGCGTCTGCCGTGGCTGAACGACCATGTCGTCGACGGTGTCGTGGTGCTGCCGGGCGCCGCGTACCTCGACGCGGCGCTCAGCGCGGCGGCGGCGCGCACCGGGCGCACGGACCTGGCACTGGAAGACATCCGGTTTCGGTCACCGCTGGTCGTCGCCAAACATTCGATACCGGTCGTCCAGTTCACCGTCGAGCCGACCACCCGCCGCTTCACGATTCGATCCCGCAACGTCGACTCCGACCTGTGGACGGTCAACTGCACCGGCCGGTTGGTGGAGGCACCCCTCGACGGCGTCAAGGTCGACGTCGGCGTGCTGGGCGAGGCCGAATCGGTGGACGGCTCCGACCTGTACAACGCGCTGGCGTTGCGCGGCCTCGCGTACGGGCCCGCATTCCGTTGCATCGCGCGGGCACGATTCGGCGACGACGCCGTGCGTGCCGACCTCGACCTGTCGGCGCTGACCGAGCTGGGCCACGTCGCGCACCCGGCGGCCGTCGACTCCGCCCTGCAATGCGTGGCCGTACTCGCGGCGTCCGGTTCGACGGCCGGTGCCGTCATTCCCTCGGCGGTGGGCGCTGTCCGCCGTTACGGGCCGATCCAGGACGACGCCGTCGTCCTGGTGCGCAGCCGCAGCCGCGATCCGCTGCTGGTCGACATTGTCATCGCAGACCAATCCGGCTCGGTGGCAATGGAATTGGGGTCGGTGGAATTCAAGCCGGTCGCCCCGCCCGCACCGGTCACCGACCAGCTGAACAGGCTGTTCTACGAGCCGGTATGGGAACTGGCTGACGACCGGGACCTGCTCGACGCCGCGCGGGAAGCGGCGCTGGCGACGTCGGTGGTGGTGAGCTTCGGCGACCAGGCGTCCCCGCGGATTCGTGCACTGGCCACAGAGTCCGGCAATACCACGCTCGTCGTCGTCGACGACCCGACCGACGATGCCGCCACCGGACGCATTCGCGACGCCCTCCTTGCGGCGATGTCGACCGCAGGCGCAGACGGGGTCCGCCTGCTGGCGATCGCCTCCGGCGCATGGACTCCGGAGCAGAACACGTTCGGCGCCATCGCCGTTGCCCGCGCTGCCGAGTTCGCCGCGGCGGCTCACAAGACCGCCGACACCGACTCGGGCGACCAGCCCACAATGTTGCGCGGCGTGCTGGTGACCGAAAACGCATTCTGTCTACCGGGCGAAGTCGAGGGCGCCGACGTCGCCGTCGCACCGCTGGTGGGTGCGCGGCGGTCGCTGGCCAACGAGCAACCCGGCCTGCAGTGGCGCCTGGTCGACGTCGGAGCGGATGTCACCGACGAGCTCATCAGTGCGGAACTGGTGACCACAGGCGTTTTCGCCTCGGACACCGCCGATGAGATCGCACTGCGCCACGGCGCGAGATGGCTCATCCGGTTGCGCGCGAACCTATCCGACCACCTCGCCGCGCGCAACGAAGCGCGCCCGCTCACCGGTCCCGACGTGTCCTACGCGGTGGAGACTCCGGCCACCAAGGCGCTGTCCGATCTCGCGGTGCGGGAAACCGACCGCGTCGATCCGGGACCAGGACAGGTCGAGGTCCGCATGGAGGCACTGAGCGTCAACTACAAGGACCCGCTCAAGGTGATCGGCGTACTGACCGAAAAGGAGCTCGCCGGAACATATTTCGGCACCGCTTTGGGGTTGGAGGGAGCCGGCACGGTGGTTCGGGTCGGGCCCGGGGTCACCGATATCGCGGTCGGCGACAAACTCGCCGTCGGGGCGCTCGACATGATGCGCCGCTACCTCACCATCGATGCCGATGCCGGCAACACCAGCAAGGTGCCCAGCACGCTCGACGCCGCACACTGCAGCTCGACGCTGCCCCTGCTGAGCGCCGAATACGGTCTGATCGAACTCGCGAAGGTGCAAGCAGGCGAGACCGTGCTCATCCACGGTGCCGCGGGAGGCATGGGCCTTGGTGCGATACAGGTCGCGAAAGCCCTTGGCGCACAGGTGATCGCCACGGCCAGCACCGAGGAACGCCGCGCAGCGGCGGTGGCCGCGGGAGCCGACCACGCCATCGGATCACGCACGGTGAACTTCGTCGACGACGTGATGCAGCTGACCGAGGGACGCGGCGTCGACGTCGTCTACACCTCGGCGCCAGGCGAGATCGGTGCCCAGAACTTCCGGGTGGCTTCGGAATTCGGTCGCATCGTCGATATCGGCAAGGCTGACATCTACGGCGGCGGAACACTCGACCTGGCACCTTTCGACCGCAACCTGTCCTACTTCGCGGTCGATATGGACCGCATGCTCCGGTACAAGCCGGCGCTGGTGCGCTCACTGACCCAGCGGGTGCTCGATCGGCTGACCGAAGGCGTCTACCACTATCTGCCCTATACGAGCTATCCGGTGAGCAGAATCTCCGAGGCGTTCGAGGCAGCGGCGCGATCGCGCCACATCGGCCGGGTGGTGCTCGACCTGGAAGCCGAGACGCAGCCGATGGTGCGTCCCCAGATCCCAGCATTCCGGGTGTCTGCGGCGGCCAGCTATCTGGTGACGGGTGGTTTCGGCGCCTTCGGTCTCGCGACCGCCAAATGGCTCGTGGCCGAAGGCGCGCGCCATCTGGTGCTCCTCGGCCGTCGCGGTCCGACAAGTGATGTCGCGCACAGCCATCTCACCGAGTTCGCCGCGGCCGGCGTCGACGTGGTCGTCGAAACCGTCGACGTCGGCGACTACGACGCGGTGCTCGCGGCGACCACCAGAGCGGACCGGCCGGACGCGCCGTTACGCGGCATCTTCCACACCGCCGGACTCGTCGACAGCCGTCCGATATTCGAGATCACCCCTGACCGCCTGCAGGACGTTTTTCGTCCCAAGGTCGTCGGCGGCTGGAACCTGCACCGTGCGGTCGAGGCGATCGGCGCGCAACTGGACGCGTTCGTGTTGTACTCCTCGATCAGCGCTCTCGTCGGCGGAGCCCCGCAGGTCTCGTACTCGGCGGCCAACGCGGCGTTGGATGCCCTGGCGGCCACCCGACACGCCATGGGACGGCAGGCCATCTCGCTCAGTTGGGGTGCGATGGGCGGTGGCGGCATGGCGGAAGCCTCTGCGGAATCCGTTCGCTATCTGGCACTGTTGGGCTTCAGCCCGGTCCAGATGGATGTCGCCATGGACTACCTTCGCGAATGCCTGGTGCTGGGAATCCCGCATGCCGCGGTGATGAACATCGATTGGTCGGAATGGGCCATGGTGAACGGGCCCGGAACGCGCAACCCTCGACTGGTCGAACACATCGCCGCGGCCACTGCAGGCAAGACAGGGGTGACGGCGCTACGAGCCGAGATCCTGGCACTCGCCGAGGAAGACCGCCCCGCCGTCCTGACGCACATTCTCGCCGAACAACTCGCGGAGGTGATGGGGGTGTCCAGTGACGCGATCGATGTACAGACCGCGTTGCCCGACCTCGGGCTTGATTCGCTGATGGGGGTCGAGTTCGCCGCCCGGATCGCACGCACATTGGGCGTCGAGTTGTCGGTGCTCGAATTCGGCAGGGCCACCGGCCTTTCGGCCATCGGCGCGCACCTGGCCGCACGACTGGCTGAGCCCGCGCAGGAGGCTGCACGCGTATGACCACCGACCCCCGCGAGCTCGCCCGCGACCTGCTGGCCCGTTCGGAAGGCGCACGGGCCGCTGCTCCGGCGACCGTGGTTTCGGCCCGGGTGAACAGCACCCAGACCATTGCGAGGCCGAACACCTCCTTCGTGGACCATCCCGACGTGGTGCGTGTGCGCGACGTGTACGGCCGGCTCGCCGAGATGTACCGTGCGGCGGACCTGACCAACCCGCTGTTCGAGCCGCACCGCGGCTCCAACGGTTCGACCGTGCAGCAGGCCGGCCGACGGCTGATCAATTTCAGCAGCTTCAGTTATCTCAACCTCGCCGCGGACTCGCGGGTGCACGCGGCCGCCAAGAAGGCGATCGACGAGTATGGCACCTCGGCGTCGGCCAGTCGCATCGTGTCGGGCGAGATCGCGTTGTACGACGAACTCGAGACTCGGCTGGCGCAGCGCTATGACGTCGACGCGGCGGTGATCACGCCCAGCGGCTACCTCACCAACGCGTCGGTCATCGGCTACCTGCTGGGAACCAAAGACGTCGCGGTCTGCGACGCTCTCGTCCACAGCAGCGTGGTCTCCGGTACCCGATGGGCCGGCTGCAAACGGTTGACGTTCCGCCACAACGATCCAGACTCTCTGGAGGCGGTCCTGAAGATGTCCCGCGGCAGCTTCTCCAGGGCGCTGGTGATCGTCGAGGGCTGCTACAGCATGGACGGTGACATCGCCCGGTTGCCGGACATCATCGAGGTGGCCCGCAGGCACAGCTGTTCCATCATGATCGACGAGGCGCACTCGCTCGGTGTCCTCGGCGACAGCGGGGGCGGTATCCGCGAGCATTTCGGCCTCCCGGGTGACGCCGTGGACGTCTGGATGGGGACGCTGTCGAAAGCGCTTGGCAGCGTTGGCGGATTCGTTGCGGGCAACGCCGAGTTGATGCGCGCGCTGAAGTACGCGGCCCCGGGCGTCAGCCTCTTCGCTACCGGCGCAGCCCCGGCCACGATCGGAGCGGCGCTCGAAGCGCTCAACATCATCGAGTCCGAACCGCAGCGGGTCGGACGTCTGCGACGCAACGGTGAAACGTTGCGCACGCTGGCCCGATCACACGGGTTCGACACCGGAACATCCGATGGAACCCCCATCGTCCCAGTCATTTTCGGCGACGTCGCGCGTGCCGGGCTGGCCTCGCTGCGGATGGCTCAGGAAGGAGTCAACGTGCCGGTCATCGACGCCCCGTCGGTCCCGGCGGGGCAGGAACGATTGCGCTTCTGCGCCAACAGCGATCACACGGACGAGCAGATCGAGTACGCCATGACCACCCTTCGCACGATCGTCGACAGCCTGTGAACGACACCATCGTGGTGCGCGACGCGGGTTATCGTGACGTCGACGCGATGACCCAAGTGCTGGCCGCGGCTTTCGCCACCGACGATCCCATCGGCGAGTTTCTGTTCCCTGATCCGGGCGTGCGCGCCCGCAGGGAGCCCAAGATGCAGGCCGCGATGATTCGTCACCGGTTCCTGCCGCAGGGCAATGCCCTCGTTGCTCTCATGGGAGATCGCGTCGTTGGCACTCTGCTCTGGGACGGCAGCGAACCCAAGCCGCGCCCGATCCATGCGGTGCTCGGCGGTATCGCCCTGCTCGGCGCGATGGGCACCCGGGTGTCCGCCGGGATGACGCTGGACGCGATGTTCGCCGAGTTCGACCCCGGTCGGCCGCACAACGTGGGCGTGTATCTCGGGTGCGCTCCCGATGTCCAGCGACGCGGCGTCGGTCGCGCGCTACTGAAAGTCCTTCTTGCCCGGTGCGATAGAGACGGTCGGCCCCTGTACCTGATGTGCAAAGACGGCAACGTCGACTACTACCGGGGTATCGGCTGGGAGCTCGTCGACCGACCGCGGTTGGGACATGACGGGCCGGTGGTCAATGTCATGGTCCGACCGCCCGAGTGATGGAGTCGCTTGGCCGAATCGTCACCCGCCACGCACCCTGGGTGGTGCTGATCTGGCTGCTGGCCACGTGCGCGGCGAACCTTGCCGTGCCGCAGATCGAGCACGTCGTCCGCGAACACGCCAAGCCCTTCTTCGCATCGGACAGCCCAGCGGTGAGCGCGGCGGTCCAGATGGGCAGGGACTTCGACGACTCCACCACCAACAACGTCGCCTATGTGGTGCTGGAGAGTTCGGCGCCCATCGGCGACGCCGACCACCAGTACTACCAGCATCTGGTCGACTCGCTGCGTGCCGACCGCGCTCACGTCGAATCGGTGATGGACCTGTGGTCGGACCCCTACTCGGCTGCCATCGCCGAGGGATCGGATCACCGCGCGGTGACCATGCTGGTCCGACTCTGCGGCGATATCGGAGACGCGCAAGCGACCGCAGCCGTTGCCGCCGTGCGACATACGCTCGATCAGCTGCCGCGGCCCGCCGGTCTTCAGGTCCGTCTCAGCGGACCCGGCGCCACCGTCGTTGATGAATTCGCCTCCATCGCAAACCGACTCATCACCATCACCATCGTCACGGTGATCGTGATCGCCATGCTGCTGCTCGCCGTCTACCGGTCGGTGACGGTGTGCGCCGTGGTGCTCACCACCATCGGGCTGGCTCTGGCCGCGGCGCGTGCCCTGGTGGCAGCGCTGGGTCAGGCCGGTGTTGTCGAGGTCTCGACGTTTTCGGTCTCACTGATGGCGGCGATGGTCCTCGGGGCAGGCACCGACTACACCATCTTCATCATCGGCCGCTATCACGAACAGCGCCGCCGCGGCGTCGCCAGCGAAGTCG
It contains:
- a CDS encoding metal-dependent transcriptional regulator is translated as MNDLVDTTEMYLRTIYDLEEEGVVPLRARIAERLEQSGPTVSQTVSRMERDGLLHVAGDRHLELTDKGRALAISVMRKHRLAERLLVDVIGLPWEEVHAEACRWEHVMSEDVERRLVQVLNNPTTSPFGNPIPGLSELGVDDLANDQINLVRLTELPSGMPVAVVVRQLTEHVQGDTELISRLKEAGVVPNARVTVEANDHGGVMIVIPGHEQVELPHHMAHAVKVEKV
- the sigB gene encoding sigma-70 family RNA polymerase sigma factor SigB — its product is MANATTTRVDSDLDAQSPAADLVRVYLNGIGKTALLNAADEVELAKRIEAGLYAQHLLDTRKRLGENRKRDLAAVVRDGEAARRHLLEANLRLVVSLAKRYTGRGMPLLDLIQEGNLGLIRAMEKFDYTKGFKFSTYATWWIRQAITRGMADQSRTIRLPVHLVEQVNKLARIKREMHQNLGREATDEELAAESGIPAEKIADLLEHSRDPVSLDMPVGSDEEAPLGDFIEDAEAMSAENAVISELLHTDIRHVLATLDEREQQVIRLRFGLDDGQPRTLDQIGKLFGLSRERVRQIEREVMAKLRNGERADRLRSYAS
- a CDS encoding DUF3099 domain-containing protein: MKHGPELSFDDDGRPVLITRAAIPYEEEHRARVRRYLTLMFWRVPALILAAVAYGIWHNGLISLGILVLSIPLPWMAVLIANDRPPRKAEEPRRYDAQRRIPLFPTAERPALERGVHPAPQPDGGDPPRDVPS
- a CDS encoding DUF3039 domain-containing protein yields the protein MRTQTIERTDTDERVDDGTDSDTPKYFHYVKKDKIAESAVMGTHVVALCGEVFPVTRAAKPGSPVCPECKRIYEKLKK
- a CDS encoding type I polyketide synthase, with the protein product MVEIAIVGIGCRFPGGAASPEQFWEFLVNKGDGVVPIPRDRWRVEEYYDPDPEAPGRMYTKHGGFLQDSLWEFDPDFFGISAREASVMDPQQRLLLEVAWEALDDAGLAGRVAGRPIGVYVGGFTNDSVMSRVSDQARPFIGAHTPTSASFTLLSNRISFALDLLGPSMTIDTACSSSLVAMHQATQAIARGECEMALVGGVSAMLQPETFISMCKGRFLSRDGRSKSFDASADGYGRGEGAGAVLLRPLEEARRSRDRIYAVVRGTGSNQDGRTIAITVPNPVSQANLAKRVAAEAGIDPAAVGYVEAHGTGTAVGDPLELKALGEAYGNVGNRHTDLVVGSVKASIGHTEAAAGIAGVIKAALSVYHRTIAPQAWLERLNPEIPFNQLRLRVPTECEPFPSAYDKAIVAVNSFGYGGTNAHVILEEAPHQQDTAPRDVEPLHLFPVSGRNEAAARVVAGALADVVATCSDIDLLTEAAWTRRAHHMTRKAFAFTDADDLQQQLREFADGQGRAEARVSSSDCRPVFVFSGMGPQWWAMGRGLLSADGPFARTAREIDEAFQPISGWSIVAELLRDESESRISQTEFAQPANFLVQVGLVAELAAVGVHPSAVVGHSVGEVSAAYVSGALSLHDALTVSYHRARLQATTEGTGGMLAAGLSEDAVAEWLPTDGSISIAAVNSPSAATLAGPHGALDELHEKLDSAGIFARKLRVGVPYHCHLMDPILTRITTELSTLHPAVPALPLYSTVTSRRVVDASWGGDYWRDNVRQPVRFAETVNALVADGHSVFLEVGPHPVLSGNMREIFVRAGKVAAAIPTLSRDKDDARSMMDALAALYVAGALDTSTCPGVRDATATPHVGLPRYPWQRQHLWVEPDGVRRKRLGSAGEYPLLGARTTAAVDEWQFELSVERLPWLNDHVVDGVVVLPGAAYLDAALSAAAARTGRTDLALEDIRFRSPLVVAKHSIPVVQFTVEPTTRRFTIRSRNVDSDLWTVNCTGRLVEAPLDGVKVDVGVLGEAESVDGSDLYNALALRGLAYGPAFRCIARARFGDDAVRADLDLSALTELGHVAHPAAVDSALQCVAVLAASGSTAGAVIPSAVGAVRRYGPIQDDAVVLVRSRSRDPLLVDIVIADQSGSVAMELGSVEFKPVAPPAPVTDQLNRLFYEPVWELADDRDLLDAAREAALATSVVVSFGDQASPRIRALATESGNTTLVVVDDPTDDAATGRIRDALLAAMSTAGADGVRLLAIASGAWTPEQNTFGAIAVARAAEFAAAAHKTADTDSGDQPTMLRGVLVTENAFCLPGEVEGADVAVAPLVGARRSLANEQPGLQWRLVDVGADVTDELISAELVTTGVFASDTADEIALRHGARWLIRLRANLSDHLAARNEARPLTGPDVSYAVETPATKALSDLAVRETDRVDPGPGQVEVRMEALSVNYKDPLKVIGVLTEKELAGTYFGTALGLEGAGTVVRVGPGVTDIAVGDKLAVGALDMMRRYLTIDADAGNTSKVPSTLDAAHCSSTLPLLSAEYGLIELAKVQAGETVLIHGAAGGMGLGAIQVAKALGAQVIATASTEERRAAAVAAGADHAIGSRTVNFVDDVMQLTEGRGVDVVYTSAPGEIGAQNFRVASEFGRIVDIGKADIYGGGTLDLAPFDRNLSYFAVDMDRMLRYKPALVRSLTQRVLDRLTEGVYHYLPYTSYPVSRISEAFEAAARSRHIGRVVLDLEAETQPMVRPQIPAFRVSAAASYLVTGGFGAFGLATAKWLVAEGARHLVLLGRRGPTSDVAHSHLTEFAAAGVDVVVETVDVGDYDAVLAATTRADRPDAPLRGIFHTAGLVDSRPIFEITPDRLQDVFRPKVVGGWNLHRAVEAIGAQLDAFVLYSSISALVGGAPQVSYSAANAALDALAATRHAMGRQAISLSWGAMGGGGMAEASAESVRYLALLGFSPVQMDVAMDYLRECLVLGIPHAAVMNIDWSEWAMVNGPGTRNPRLVEHIAAATAGKTGVTALRAEILALAEEDRPAVLTHILAEQLAEVMGVSSDAIDVQTALPDLGLDSLMGVEFAARIARTLGVELSVLEFGRATGLSAIGAHLAARLAEPAQEAARV